TGTACTACCCGGCACCTCCCCCGGTTCCCAGCATCCACTTGGGGCTTGGGATCTGCGGCTGCATGCGGCAGCAATTAAGGTGCATCTGGGCATGCAGCGTCACGTTCAGAAGTCAGAACGTACTCGTtatatgtttcttttctcAATCGTTTATCTGTGGCTCTGCGCTGCTCCCGTTTCTTCCTTCAACCATATTGCTGTTCGTTGACCGGCGGCCGGTGTGTTGTTATGACCATGATTACTTCATGCGCATTGACTGTTACATGTAGTTAATGCAAATATGTAcatttcatatatatttttgttataaGTTACTCTGGGTAAAAATTATAATAAATTTAACACATATTTAATCATCTCAAAATATGTCATCTCACCAAAAATTGATCAAAAGAGGCTTGAAAATTTCGCACCCTTGAAATCACCAAAATATTGGAAATTTCATTGAAGTTTTTAATCCTGGTCAAAATAATGGTATCAATTTCGTGCCGTAGACCATTGTAAGGCGGTTTTGGATGAGCGATGTGGCGAGTGGTTTCAGATTGACTCCattttcaaaaaggaaaattaacTTGGTTGGTTTTGGGAGTTTATGGACCAAATCGTGAGGCAATAATTGAGAAAGTACACAATTTTCTCAATAGAGTGGTCGGTGTTTGCCAAGTCTGCAGTGTAGCGATGATGAATTTATATAGCCGGTTGGATGGCTGACGACGTACTCTTTCTAATCCGAGTCTGCAGCACTGGCAGATCACGATTATGAGAATCTCTTAATGAACATATATGTAATGTACTTCCAAGCGCAATACTCCATTGAGAAGTAATAGCTCCTCGGTGTCAGTTCGTAGGTCCGGTTCCTCAGCAGCCGGTATGGGCTTGACTGCTGACTTGGAACCATGCATCTCCGTTTTTATCATGCTTCCGTGCTCATCCCTGCAAGGTCAGATCTCGAATTCTCAACGCCAATAATTTTCAATGTCCTCAGCTAGCTTAGCGTGTCCACACATGCATGCGCACAGTGACGAAGACGAACAGACCTCTCCATGCATcctccatgcatgcaagcgtCCCTATATAAAGCACTCCATGGCTCTCACCACTAAACTCATCCACCAGACCACCACAGCTAGCAAGCTATACCACCGGTCCTTTGGTCCACATTCTAGACAACTCTAGCTCATCAgtcctagctagcttgttGCTTAGAGCAATGGCGTACTCCAAAGCCCTAGCAGCTGGCATGCTCACCGTGCTGATCCTTCTGGCTCCCGCCGTCATGGCCACTGACCCGGACCCTCTCCAGGACTTCTGCGTGGCCGACCTCGACGGCAAGGCGGTGTCGGTGAACGGGCACACGTGCAAGCCGATGTCGGCAGCCGGCGAAGACTTCCTTTTCTCGTCCAAGCtggccaaggccggcaacacGACGACCCCGAACGGGTCGGCCGTGACGGAGCTGGACGTGGCGGAGTGGCCCGGCGTGAACACGCTCGGCGTGTCCATGAACCGCGTCGACTTCGCCCCGGGAGGTACCAACCCGCCGCACGTCCACCCGCGCGCCACCGAGATCGGCCTCGTCACCCAGGGTGAGCTCCTTGTTGGCATCATCGGCAGCCTTGACTCCGGGAACAAGCTCTACTCCAGGGTCCTCCGAGCCGGGGAGACGTTCGTCATCCCGCGTGGCCTCATGCACTTCCAGTTCAACGTTGGCAAGACGGAGGCATCCATGGTCGTGTCCTTCAACAGCCAGAACCCCGGCATCATCTTCGTGCCGCTCACGCTGTTCGGCTCCAACCCGCCCATTCCGACGGCGGTGCTCTCCAAGGCGCTCCGGGTGGATGGTGGCGTCGTCGACCTTCTCAAGTCCAAGTTTGCCGCTGGGTTTTAACCATACATATACACGGCAAAATACATATAATTAAGCTTCTGATTAATAagccagcatgcatgcatgcagttgtAATAATTAAGATGAAATAAGTGGCCTCGCGGTTCCTACCTGAGAAGTCAGAACCAATATATGCGAGGAATTTAATGTACTTTAAATTattgtactccgtactactcCGATAGCTCAGTTCTGCTCTAATAAAAATGAACTGAATAAATGTCATTTGACGTTAAAAACCCCGATAGCTCATCTCGTGACATTTTAAACCGGTTCGTCCGGCGGATTGTACGAAGAGAAACTTTTTTGCCTCAATGCATACATGCGCGATCGCGCGTTCATGGTCGCTACAGGGGGCGCGTGCCCTCTATATGTGCGTGTATTCATTGAcgcggaaaaaaaattgtatgcaTGTTCTTCACTTGATGCAGAGGTGGTGGGTACGCTTTCCATCTCGATAAACAAATGCATACACTGTCAGCATGCATGCTTGATGTATCATTTATGAGGCGTAAGGGCATCCGCAATAAGAGAGTCAGTACAGACACTATACGTCATTTAGAGTCAACGGTAAAATAACAAGTGCAATGGCTTATCTGTAAACTGATTCTCGATGATTTGTTAGCATTATATTcaatgttttatcatgattaaAGGGTTGACTCTTAGCTGACTCTTCGGCGATTGTTGCCTTAATGGTCCGACTCTTTGAGAGTCAGTTCTTTTCTCTCCTTGTTATTTCTCGTTCCTCTACATCAGCGAATATCAAATAAGagtcgactaagagttagccTTTGCGGATGCCCTAAGAGATTAGACGTTAGTAGTGATTTTCGTAATCTTGCACGAATTTCAGTGATTGCATCTGATGGTCATTAGCaccgacttagaaatagttctTTCTCGGTCATCACAGAGATagcaaaaccaccacattcCGCTTTCTTCTTGCAGACGCTAGCGCCACAAACCCATAAACCCCAAGAACTTGGTTCCGATTGAGGCTGGCCACCACGCGCCATCTCTCTAAACGACGTCCCACCTCATGCGCAGATGCACATCGGCCCTATCAATGTCCACAAGGGCAGTATCAATGCTCTGCTATATGTTCTGCTATATGTTATATGTAAtggttttgttatttcttaggcgaccgAGAattgaaataattatttttaggTCGAAGCTAACAACCATCCAATCCAAATACCGAGATTCATGCAAGATTCATACAAGTACAAAATGATGAGAAACTCAATCGGAGGGCTATGATCGTCGATTGAGAAACAATTCTTTCCAGGatagtgtctatttctcagtcgacttaaaaatagttatttctgaTCAGTCGTGGATCGTAGTCGTCCGATTAAGATTTTTCTCAATCATCTGTATTTGCATGAATCTTTCACGAATCTCGGTGATTAAATCAAACTGTTGTTAGCATAGATTtgcaaatagttatttctcaatcgtcttagaaatagcaaaaccgttattTCTAAGTTGGAATAGATACTCCCTATCTGTAAAACATGTCGTCTAAGTAAAATTCTGACGTTGCGATATTTTAGTTAAGGTATTAATTGAGGAAAATAGAGATATCGTATCTTATATTTTTAGTGTGGGGCCGCGCTCACAGAAAATATCCGTATtagctacatgcatgcatgcgtacgTGATCAACGagcaaatcaaatcaaatgctGATACGTAGGATCTCTATCTCTCTGTCTTGGGCGTTTATATATTAATTCCCTCCCGAAACGGATCGAGACCTGGCTAGTTTATTTTTGTGTAGCATATATAAACGGATCGGAGACGCTAAACTAGGACAAACTAGAAATATCAACGATCAAGACTGTTGCGAGTCAAACTTTCTGGCATGAATTGATCCAACGACTGAACGATCctctctagctagctcttTCTCTCAACTTTCTGGCATGGTACCTCCCCCGGTTCGCAGCCCGCATTTCCCGCGCGCTCCGCACCGTCACATCATCATGGCTTTCCCCGGTTccccccgcggccgccggccagccGGCGGTATCAACTGaacaacaagaaaaattgTACGGAGAAGGGCAGCAACAAAGCACCTCTGGGCCGGGCTACTTAGTACTTACGTTTCTCCTTCAACCATGGTGCTCGAAAGTCGTTAATTAGCCGGCGCCAGGCAGGTGTACTAATTGTGCATGCGTGCATGgaaatttcaaaaacaaaaatgtgcatgcatgcgcatgATAATCATGTTTAATGTTTGAAGTCCAGTGTTATACAGTGCGTGCTAAAGCTATATATTACTCTCCTCCATCCTAAATATGTACTTGTtgatttgaactaaaaccacgacaaaaaaTTAGAATATGAGGAAGTAGCTTGTATTTCTGTTCTATATTTGCACGTACAAATTTCTTTTGTGTTACTTACACTTTTCTCGATCTTTGAAGCAAAATTTAGAATACATATTTGCAtgtgttgcaaaaaaaaacaagctagCGTGGGCGCCCTGCCGCGCGCTCTCCTCTCTCGTGGATCATCCTTTTGGCATGACCGTGacacatatatatgtgtgtgtgtgtgtctcgATCCATCGAACAATTAATCACCTCTATGTGGACGAATTCCAATTGCACGAATCTTATAAGAACATCTGTTTCCAAGCGCAATACTCCAATAATGGGGTATAATGTCGCGTTGTCTCTGTTCGTAAGTCCCGTCACCTAGCAGCCGGTAAGGCTTTGACTGCTGACCCTGACCGTGAACTCCATGTCCGATCCATTTTATCACAAGGTGATGATCATCTCAAGGGATAATATATATTATGTTCAATCACAAATTCTCTATGTTCAATAAACTCTGCTTCGTATGTCCACACACGCACCACATGCATCAATGCATGTGCCAGCACAGCAGTGACGACATATGTACGTGTAACTAGCTAGCCGCAAGCTCTATGCATGTGCctctccatgcatgcacgcgcGCGTGTGTGCGTGCACCCTATATAAAGGACTCCATGGCTCACCGCTATACTCATCAGCCACAACTAGTTAGTAACCACCACTGCCTTGGACATCCTCAACAACTCTAGTCGGAAAGTAATAGCTAAGCTTGTTGCGTAGTAAGCAGATCAGCACCGAGCAATGGGGTACTCACAAATTACCCTAGTTGGTGGCCTGTTCATcaccgtgctgctgctggcacccgccgtcCTGGCCACTGACCCGGACCCCCTCCAGGACTTCTGCGTGGCCGACCTCGACGGCAAGGCGGTGTCGGTGAACGGGCACACGTGCAAGCCGATGTCGGCAGCCGGCGAAGACTTCCTCTTCTCATCCAAGCtggccaaggccggcaacacGACGACCCCGAACGGGTCGGCCGTGACGGAGCTGGACGTGGACGAGTGGCCCGGCGTGAACACGCTCGGCGTGTCCATGAACCGCGTCGACTTCGCCCCGGGGGGCACCAACCCGCCGCACGTCCACCCGCGCGCCACCGAGATAGGTCTCATCACCCAGGGTGAGCTCCTGGTTGGCATCATCGGCAGCCTTGACTCCGGGAACAAGCTCCACTCCAGGGTCCTCCGAGCCGGGGAGACGTTCGTCATCCCGCGTGGCCTCATGCACTTCCAGTTCAACGTTGGCAAGACGGAGGCATCCATGGTCGTGTCCTTCAACAGCCAGAACCCCGGAATCGTCTTTGTTCCGCTCACCCTCTTCGGCTCCAACCCGCCGATCCCTACGGCAGTGCTCTCCAAGGCGCTCAGGGTGGATGGCGGTGTCGTCGAGCTTCTCAAGTCCAAGTTCGCCTCTGGGTCTTAACTCTTAATTATACTCGATATGCATGTTTGCTAAATTAATAATGCTCAATAGAGCTCGTAACTAAGAGTCAGGGTTAAGCTGGCATAGAGTCGTGGTGTGTATGGAACGATTGAATAAGTTAGCCTCGCGGTTCAGATCTCCTGAGAACCAATGCGAGGAATATCAAAGTGtaatatatatgtacatgtaTTCTTCTTTATTACAACGAAACGAATAAAAGCTTTTTAATTAGTACATATTTGTGGGACTACCCTTTTTATGATCCATGCGACAAATATATGCAGACATCCCATTCGATGTCACAAACATTTTTGTATTCCCCCATATCCTTATTACTTGTCTcgaatttgtttaaatatggatgtatctatgtctaaaaagtgtctagatacatataatattttgacaattaatatggatcgaagggagtacaaTATTCTCGTCAAGGCTACAACTGAATTCGTCGCCATAGCACTCAGCATTTGATAAGTGGTTGAATCAAACACAAGCAAAGGAGCTGTAGATGCCAAACCTCGTTGAATCGACACAATAGTAGACCACCTTGGCCGTGCACAAAATAGATTGACAACCACGTTAAGCGCATCCATGAGGGCGTCGCCCTGACCTAGACAGGTAGTCCTGCCAGCATCGATCGCCAAATCAGGCTAACGATCTTGCTCGCAATTTCTCCTCCGCACGGGAGATGGAGACCTAAGGTTCACGTGACAGTGTAAACTTAGATAGCTACAAGTTTACAACTCCAGCTTCTGTGAGTTCCTTGTCGAATAAGTTAatccaagcaagcaagcagtaACCAGACATCGCATGTCAGGGCTATCCCTCGAATTGGCACATCATCGTCACGGAAAAAC
This is a stretch of genomic DNA from Brachypodium distachyon strain Bd21 chromosome 1, Brachypodium_distachyon_v3.0, whole genome shotgun sequence. It encodes these proteins:
- the LOC100838544 gene encoding oxalate oxidase 1, whose translation is MAYSKALAAGMLTVLILLAPAVMATDPDPLQDFCVADLDGKAVSVNGHTCKPMSAAGEDFLFSSKLAKAGNTTTPNGSAVTELDVAEWPGVNTLGVSMNRVDFAPGGTNPPHVHPRATEIGLVTQGELLVGIIGSLDSGNKLYSRVLRAGETFVIPRGLMHFQFNVGKTEASMVVSFNSQNPGIIFVPLTLFGSNPPIPTAVLSKALRVDGGVVDLLKSKFAAGF
- the LOC100841795 gene encoding oxalate oxidase 1, with translation MGYSQITLVGGLFITVLLLAPAVLATDPDPLQDFCVADLDGKAVSVNGHTCKPMSAAGEDFLFSSKLAKAGNTTTPNGSAVTELDVDEWPGVNTLGVSMNRVDFAPGGTNPPHVHPRATEIGLITQGELLVGIIGSLDSGNKLHSRVLRAGETFVIPRGLMHFQFNVGKTEASMVVSFNSQNPGIVFVPLTLFGSNPPIPTAVLSKALRVDGGVVELLKSKFASGS